The following are encoded in a window of Rhizobium sp. WYJ-E13 genomic DNA:
- the queA gene encoding tRNA preQ1(34) S-adenosylmethionine ribosyltransferase-isomerase QueA, whose product MRVDLFDFDLPDERIALRPAEPRDSARLLVVDPNAQTVLSDHHVFDLPSFLKAGDALVFNDTKVIPAQLEGIRHREGAGGQQVSATLHMRIGANKWKAFAKPGKRLKEGDRIAFGHSGESCMIGSLDATVEEKGEAGEVTLAFDLSGPVLDEAIASVGHIPLPPYIAAKRPEDERDRADYQTIYAREEGAVAAPTAGLHFTPGLFEALDKAGIERHFVTLHVGAGTFLPVKADDTDDHKMHLESGYVSAEIAARLNAVRERGGRIICVGTTSLRLIESAADESGKIQPWAGATGIFITPGYRFKAVDILMTNFHLPRSTLFMLVSAFAGFETMHAAYEHAISTGYRFYSYGDASLLFRKDK is encoded by the coding sequence ATGCGCGTAGACCTCTTCGATTTCGACCTGCCGGATGAACGCATTGCGCTGCGGCCCGCCGAGCCGCGCGACAGCGCACGCCTGCTCGTTGTCGATCCGAATGCGCAGACGGTGCTGTCTGATCATCACGTCTTCGACCTTCCTTCTTTCCTGAAGGCTGGCGACGCACTGGTCTTCAACGATACCAAGGTCATTCCGGCTCAGCTTGAAGGCATCCGCCATCGCGAGGGTGCTGGTGGTCAGCAGGTGTCGGCCACACTCCACATGCGCATAGGCGCCAACAAGTGGAAGGCTTTCGCCAAGCCCGGTAAGCGCCTCAAGGAGGGCGACCGTATTGCCTTCGGCCACAGCGGCGAAAGCTGCATGATCGGCTCTCTCGATGCCACCGTCGAGGAAAAGGGTGAGGCGGGTGAAGTGACGCTCGCCTTCGATCTCTCCGGCCCTGTGCTGGACGAAGCGATTGCCAGCGTCGGCCACATTCCGCTGCCGCCCTATATCGCCGCCAAGCGTCCGGAGGACGAACGCGACCGCGCCGATTACCAGACCATCTATGCGCGGGAGGAGGGCGCCGTCGCCGCCCCCACCGCCGGATTGCATTTCACGCCCGGTCTATTCGAGGCGCTCGACAAGGCCGGTATCGAGCGCCATTTCGTGACGCTGCATGTCGGTGCCGGCACCTTCCTGCCGGTCAAGGCTGACGATACCGACGATCACAAGATGCATCTCGAAAGCGGCTATGTCAGCGCTGAGATCGCCGCGAGGCTGAATGCCGTGCGGGAACGGGGCGGGCGCATCATCTGCGTCGGCACGACCTCGCTTCGGCTGATCGAAAGTGCTGCCGACGAGAGCGGTAAGATCCAGCCTTGGGCAGGCGCCACCGGCATCTTCATCACGCCCGGCTACCGCTTCAAGGCGGTCGATATTCTCATGACGAACTTCCATCTGCCGCGTTCGACGCTCTTCATGCTGGTCTCGGCCTTCGCTGGCTTCGAAACCATGCACGCGGCCTACGAACATGCCATCTCGACAGGCTACCGCTTCTACTCCTACGGCGACGCGAGCCTTCTTTTCCGGAAAGACAAATGA
- the tgt gene encoding tRNA guanosine(34) transglycosylase Tgt, with protein MTENFQFTLKKTDGGARLGEISMPRGTIRTPAFMPVGTVGTVKAMYLDQVRETGADIILGNTYHLMLRPTAERVARLGGLHKLIRWEHPILTDSGGFQVMSLSGLRKLDEQGVTFKSHVDGSLHHMSPERSIEIQGLLGSDIQMQLDECVALPAEPKEIERAMELSLRWAERCKVAFGNQPGKAMFGIVQGGDVPALRVRSAEELAKLDLKGYAVGGLAVGEPQDVMLKMLETTLPVLPGEKPRYLMGVGTPDDILKSVARGIDMFDCVMPTRSGRHGLAFTRRGKVNIRNARHAEDMRPLDEQSNCPATRDYSRAYLHHLVRANEALGGMLLSWHNLNYYQELMQGIRKAIAEDRFADFMAETIEEWARGDIEPV; from the coding sequence ATGACCGAGAACTTCCAGTTCACCCTGAAGAAGACCGATGGTGGCGCACGCCTAGGCGAGATTTCCATGCCGCGCGGCACGATCCGCACCCCGGCTTTCATGCCTGTCGGTACGGTCGGCACGGTCAAGGCCATGTATCTCGACCAGGTGCGTGAGACCGGCGCCGATATCATTCTCGGCAATACCTATCACTTGATGCTGCGCCCGACGGCCGAGCGTGTCGCTCGCCTCGGTGGCTTGCACAAGCTCATCCGCTGGGAGCATCCGATCCTGACGGATTCCGGCGGCTTTCAGGTCATGTCGCTGTCTGGTCTGCGCAAGCTCGATGAGCAGGGCGTCACCTTCAAGTCGCATGTCGACGGCAGCCTGCATCACATGTCGCCGGAGCGCTCCATCGAAATCCAGGGGCTGCTCGGCTCGGATATCCAGATGCAGCTCGATGAATGCGTGGCTCTGCCGGCCGAGCCCAAGGAAATCGAGCGCGCCATGGAACTGTCGCTGCGCTGGGCCGAGCGCTGCAAGGTCGCTTTCGGCAACCAGCCGGGCAAGGCGATGTTCGGCATCGTGCAGGGCGGTGACGTGCCGGCTTTGCGCGTCCGCTCGGCCGAAGAACTGGCGAAGCTCGACCTGAAGGGTTACGCCGTCGGCGGCCTTGCGGTCGGCGAGCCGCAGGACGTGATGCTGAAGATGCTGGAAACGACGCTTCCGGTCCTGCCGGGCGAAAAGCCGCGATATCTGATGGGCGTCGGCACGCCCGACGATATCTTGAAGTCCGTTGCCCGCGGCATCGACATGTTCGACTGCGTGATGCCGACCCGTTCGGGTCGTCACGGTCTGGCCTTTACCCGCCGCGGCAAGGTCAATATCCGCAACGCCCGTCATGCCGAAGACATGCGCCCGCTCGACGAACAGTCCAACTGCCCGGCGACGCGTGATTATTCGCGCGCCTATCTCCACCATCTCGTCCGCGCCAACGAGGCGCTCGGCGGCATGCTGCTCTCGTGGCACAATCTGAACTATTATCAGGAACTGATGCAGGGCATCCGCAAGGCAATCGCTGAAGATCGCTTCGCTGATTTCATGGCGGAAACGATCGAGGAGTGGGCGAGAGGCGATATCGAACCCGTCTGA
- a CDS encoding DUF4864 domain-containing protein has product MRAFFAVLVLCAASLTSGMVVHAEDPVQTTQTMIEEQIRAFLKDDADTAYSFAAPGIKAMYPDKDVFFAMVKKSYEPVYHPGNYAFGRSRSIDDGAVIYQEVLISSRDGKDWTAIYQVARQPDGSYKINGVQIVPNADSKGI; this is encoded by the coding sequence ATGCGCGCTTTCTTTGCAGTGCTGGTTCTGTGTGCCGCATCCTTGACGTCAGGCATGGTAGTCCATGCCGAAGATCCAGTGCAGACGACACAGACGATGATCGAGGAGCAGATAAGGGCATTCCTCAAGGATGACGCCGATACGGCCTATTCCTTTGCTGCACCGGGTATCAAGGCGATGTATCCGGACAAGGACGTCTTCTTCGCCATGGTGAAGAAGAGTTACGAGCCAGTTTATCATCCCGGCAACTACGCGTTCGGGCGCAGCAGATCGATCGACGACGGCGCTGTCATCTATCAGGAAGTGTTGATCTCAAGCCGCGACGGCAAGGACTGGACGGCGATCTATCAGGTCGCCCGCCAGCCCGACGGCAGCTACAAGATTAATGGCGTGCAGATTGTGCCGAACGCCGACAGCAAGGGCATCTGA
- the fabF gene encoding beta-ketoacyl-ACP synthase II, with protein sequence MERIVVTGMGLVSPLGVGVETAWKRLVAAGSGLRVLPEDVVGDLAAKVGGVVPSIEEDAEAGFDLDRAVPPKDQKKMDRFIQFAMMATDEAVRQAGWMPENVDARERTATIIASGVGGFPAITDAVRTTETRGVRRLSPFTVPSFLVNLAAGQVSIRYGFKGPLGAPVTACAASVQAIGDAARLIRSGEADVAICGGSEACIDKVSLGGFAAARALSSGFNDRPELASRPFDTARDGFVMGEGAGILVIETLEHALARGATPLAELVGYGTAADAYHMTAGPEDGDGARRAMETALRQARIPASEVKHLNAHATSTPVGDKGEIAAIGTVFGRDGGIAVSATKSATGHLLGAAGGLEAIFTILALRDQIAPPTRNLETADPAAEGIDLVGKMVRKVAMEYAITNGFGFGGVNASALFRRWS encoded by the coding sequence ATGGAACGCATCGTTGTCACCGGCATGGGACTTGTTTCGCCGCTCGGTGTGGGTGTCGAGACGGCGTGGAAACGGCTTGTCGCTGCCGGTTCCGGCCTGCGCGTGCTGCCAGAGGACGTGGTCGGCGATCTTGCTGCCAAAGTCGGCGGGGTCGTGCCCTCCATCGAGGAGGATGCCGAAGCCGGGTTTGATCTCGACCGAGCCGTTCCGCCCAAGGACCAGAAGAAGATGGACCGCTTCATCCAGTTCGCGATGATGGCGACAGATGAGGCCGTGCGCCAGGCTGGTTGGATGCCCGAGAATGTGGATGCACGCGAACGGACGGCAACGATCATCGCGTCCGGCGTCGGTGGCTTTCCTGCGATCACCGATGCGGTGCGCACGACCGAGACGCGTGGTGTGCGGCGGCTCTCGCCCTTCACCGTACCTTCCTTCCTCGTCAACCTGGCGGCTGGTCAGGTCAGCATCCGCTACGGCTTCAAGGGGCCGCTCGGCGCACCCGTGACGGCCTGCGCGGCAAGTGTCCAGGCCATCGGCGATGCGGCGCGGCTTATCCGGTCCGGCGAGGCTGATGTGGCGATCTGCGGCGGCTCGGAAGCCTGCATCGACAAGGTGAGCCTTGGCGGTTTTGCTGCAGCCCGCGCACTCTCGAGTGGTTTCAACGACAGGCCCGAACTTGCCTCACGTCCCTTCGATACGGCCCGTGACGGCTTCGTGATGGGCGAAGGGGCGGGCATTCTCGTCATCGAGACGCTGGAGCATGCGCTGGCACGCGGCGCGACACCGCTTGCCGAGCTCGTCGGCTACGGCACGGCCGCCGATGCCTATCACATGACCGCGGGACCGGAGGATGGCGATGGCGCCCGCCGGGCAATGGAGACGGCTCTGCGGCAGGCCAGAATTCCAGCCTCCGAGGTCAAGCACCTCAATGCACATGCGACCTCGACACCGGTCGGCGACAAGGGTGAAATCGCGGCAATCGGCACGGTCTTCGGCCGCGATGGCGGCATTGCCGTCAGCGCCACGAAATCGGCGACCGGCCATCTCCTGGGGGCTGCCGGCGGGCTCGAAGCCATCTTCACGATCCTTGCGCTGCGCGACCAGATCGCTCCGCCGACGCGCAATCTGGAGACGGCCGATCCGGCAGCCGAGGGCATCGATCTCGTGGGCAAAATGGTCCGCAAAGTCGCGATGGAATATGCGATCACCAATGGCTTCGGTTTCGGCGGGGTGAATGCCAGCGCCCTCTTCCGCCGCTGGTCCTGA
- a CDS encoding helix-turn-helix domain-containing protein, with protein MQRTSFANFKCPAARALDSVGDWWSMMILRDAFHGLTRFDEFQKSLGVAPNILTRRLAHLIDEGLFEKRLYSERPARYEYVLTEKGRDFFPVLMALFSWGRRHAPQEDLAFLLGNAASGEERRPVLVDAASGEELKPENTCLLPGPAADDSDRERIARMRAYYLGIDA; from the coding sequence ATGCAACGAACAAGTTTCGCCAATTTCAAATGCCCGGCGGCGCGCGCGCTCGATAGCGTCGGCGACTGGTGGAGCATGATGATCCTCCGCGATGCCTTTCACGGGCTGACGCGCTTCGACGAATTCCAGAAGAGCCTCGGCGTTGCGCCGAATATCCTGACGCGACGGCTCGCGCATCTGATCGATGAAGGGCTGTTCGAGAAGCGCCTCTATAGTGAGCGCCCTGCCCGCTACGAATATGTGCTGACCGAGAAGGGACGCGATTTCTTTCCGGTTCTGATGGCCCTGTTTTCCTGGGGACGCCGGCACGCTCCGCAAGAGGATCTCGCCTTCCTGCTCGGCAATGCCGCCTCCGGCGAGGAACGCCGGCCCGTGCTGGTGGATGCAGCCAGCGGCGAAGAACTGAAACCCGAGAATACCTGCCTGCTGCCGGGACCGGCCGCTGACGATAGCGACCGCGAACGGATCGCACGCATGCGCGCCTATTACCTCGGCATCGACGCCTAG
- a CDS encoding calcium-binding protein has protein sequence MAQAIRINDVIDSFGIDTHIDYTDGKYSNIAEVVKALGYLGLDTVRDHAPTPVSDPYGQGHLGDAADAGVKFVFVSGRDDTPATVVQRLHAFVEAHPGSIVGIEGPNEVNNWPVGYKGLSGEAAALAYQKDLFNAVNADPLLKDIPVLGFTGYTVASSNDYTTIHTYAKEGDQPFSWLQRESGDQMNADPGKPLTITEIGYHTSLTADTNGGWEGVDETTQAKLLLNTLMDGAFLGSKGTFIYQLLDAYADSQGSDQEKHFGLFRLDYSPKPAATAIHNLTEILDDDGATQATFNPGSLNYSISGLPSTARSYLTEKSDGSYQIIIWNEPDIWNQTSDTAIQAAKTSVSVNLGGAFGTVQVYDPLTGNTPIKSFSNISSLNVDVVDHPIIINIAAGAGALPEPGHIYGGTGDDVFTATSPTEIVDESGGGGTDTVMSSISFSLADTAHAIGAIENLTLTGNANINATGNSLANILIGNSGANVLDGSAGADRMQGGAGNDTYIVDNADDVVVEAGGSGKDAIKSYVSISLADTYHVTGTVENLTLLGTSDINATGNASDNVLIGNSGDNTIDGGKGNDRMMGGLGNDTYKVGSTSDVVDETGGNGTDTVSTSISYNLANTLGTVENLTLTTSAALNATGNDADNVLTGNTAGNIISGGLGNDRLIGGGGIDTLNGGAGGDYFVFNVKPSKTSNVDKIQDFSSASGDKIVLDHDIFTEIDPSSFSSANFVVGIKAMDANDRLIYNQSSGALLYDADGNGRGAAVQIATLTNLATLHHDDFQFI, from the coding sequence ATGGCCCAAGCTATTAGAATTAATGATGTTATCGACTCCTTCGGAATTGATACACACATCGATTATACGGACGGCAAATACTCAAATATCGCAGAAGTTGTTAAAGCCTTGGGATACCTCGGCCTCGACACGGTTCGCGATCATGCCCCCACCCCCGTCTCCGACCCTTACGGTCAAGGCCATCTTGGGGACGCGGCTGACGCCGGCGTGAAATTCGTTTTCGTCTCGGGGCGCGATGACACCCCTGCTACCGTCGTCCAGCGGCTGCATGCCTTCGTGGAGGCGCATCCCGGTTCGATCGTCGGCATCGAAGGTCCGAACGAGGTCAATAATTGGCCGGTTGGCTATAAGGGACTGTCAGGAGAGGCCGCGGCCCTTGCCTATCAAAAGGATCTGTTCAACGCGGTGAATGCCGATCCGCTGTTGAAGGACATTCCCGTTCTCGGCTTTACCGGCTACACGGTCGCCTCGTCCAACGATTACACGACGATCCACACCTATGCGAAGGAGGGCGACCAGCCTTTCTCCTGGCTCCAGCGTGAATCGGGCGACCAGATGAACGCCGATCCCGGCAAACCGCTTACCATCACCGAGATCGGGTACCACACATCGCTGACGGCTGATACCAACGGCGGATGGGAAGGCGTAGACGAGACGACGCAGGCCAAACTGCTTCTCAACACGCTGATGGACGGCGCCTTTCTCGGATCGAAGGGGACCTTCATCTACCAGCTTCTCGATGCCTATGCGGATTCGCAGGGTTCCGATCAGGAAAAACACTTCGGGCTCTTCCGCCTGGATTATTCCCCCAAACCAGCCGCAACGGCGATCCATAATCTGACAGAAATTCTCGATGATGACGGCGCAACACAGGCAACCTTCAATCCGGGGTCACTCAATTATTCGATCAGTGGGCTGCCATCGACGGCGCGCAGCTACCTGACGGAAAAATCTGATGGCAGCTACCAGATCATCATCTGGAACGAGCCCGATATCTGGAACCAGACATCGGACACGGCGATCCAGGCGGCGAAGACCAGTGTCAGCGTCAATCTGGGCGGGGCTTTCGGGACGGTGCAGGTCTACGATCCGCTGACGGGCAACACACCGATCAAGAGCTTCAGCAACATATCCTCACTCAATGTGGATGTGGTCGACCATCCAATCATCATCAACATAGCAGCGGGAGCTGGTGCGTTGCCGGAACCCGGCCACATCTACGGCGGCACCGGAGACGATGTCTTCACCGCCACCTCCCCGACCGAAATCGTCGACGAAAGCGGCGGCGGCGGAACCGATACCGTCATGTCGTCGATCAGCTTCAGCCTGGCGGATACGGCGCATGCGATCGGCGCCATCGAGAATCTGACTCTGACCGGCAACGCCAACATCAACGCCACTGGCAATAGTCTCGCCAATATCCTCATCGGCAATTCCGGGGCGAACGTGCTCGATGGCAGTGCAGGCGCGGATCGTATGCAGGGTGGTGCCGGAAACGATACCTATATCGTCGACAATGCTGATGACGTCGTGGTCGAGGCTGGCGGCTCAGGCAAAGACGCCATCAAATCCTATGTTTCAATCAGTCTGGCCGATACGTATCATGTCACCGGGACTGTGGAGAACCTCACACTGCTCGGCACCTCGGATATTAATGCGACGGGCAACGCGTCGGATAATGTCCTGATCGGCAATTCCGGGGACAACACTATCGATGGTGGCAAGGGTAACGACCGGATGATGGGCGGCCTTGGCAATGACACATACAAAGTGGGTTCGACAAGCGACGTCGTCGACGAAACCGGCGGCAACGGCACCGATACGGTCTCCACGTCCATATCCTACAATCTCGCAAATACACTCGGAACCGTCGAGAATCTCACGCTGACGACCTCGGCGGCGCTCAACGCAACTGGCAATGATGCAGACAATGTCCTGACCGGCAATACTGCCGGCAACATCATTTCCGGTGGCCTTGGAAATGACCGCCTGATTGGTGGCGGTGGTATCGACACCCTGAACGGCGGGGCCGGGGGCGATTATTTTGTATTCAACGTGAAACCGAGCAAGACAAGCAATGTCGACAAGATACAAGATTTCTCCTCAGCTTCCGGGGACAAGATCGTGCTCGACCATGACATCTTCACGGAAATAGACCCATCCAGTTTCTCGTCAGCTAATTTCGTTGTCGGGATCAAGGCAATGGATGCGAATGACAGACTTATCTACAACCAGTCCAGCGGCGCGCTTCTCTATGATGCCGATGGGAATGGACGCGGCGCGGCCGTGCAGATAGCTACGCTTACCAATCTGGCGACGCTTCATCACGACGACTTCCAATTCATCTGA